The Lentisphaera araneosa HTCC2155 genome has a window encoding:
- a CDS encoding HAD-IA family hydrolase, translating to MLKALFFDMDDTLCDTQSANQKAVDWLLAELASHGDFDHEVFISQYLSAIYRELDDQLKQLTDPIKDESDYRHFVFDYFLKQHQIEPNDALMSYVALFDHKRIEFFDFYPGVKQMLIDLRSQYKLVLITNGPAYSQVPKVEQVKMSEYCDHVLIGGLEPEQKPAKSIFDKACRLADCLANETLHVGDSLGSDIKGAKCAGIKSFWILPEFTEFSAVNPESDYVADSVLHIDKVLELEAQAHHA from the coding sequence TTGTTAAAAGCATTATTTTTTGACATGGATGATACGCTTTGCGATACGCAAAGCGCTAACCAAAAAGCGGTAGATTGGTTGCTTGCGGAACTCGCAAGTCATGGTGATTTTGATCATGAAGTTTTTATCAGTCAGTACTTATCTGCAATTTATCGCGAGTTGGATGATCAACTTAAGCAGTTGACGGATCCAATTAAAGATGAATCGGATTACCGTCATTTTGTTTTTGATTACTTCTTAAAGCAACATCAAATTGAGCCGAACGATGCCCTTATGTCTTATGTGGCATTATTTGATCATAAACGAATTGAGTTCTTTGATTTTTATCCTGGCGTCAAGCAGATGCTAATCGACTTGAGAAGTCAGTATAAGTTGGTTTTAATTACCAATGGTCCTGCATATTCGCAAGTACCAAAAGTGGAGCAAGTCAAAATGTCTGAGTACTGTGATCATGTTCTAATTGGCGGGCTTGAGCCCGAACAAAAGCCAGCCAAAAGTATTTTTGATAAGGCTTGTCGATTAGCAGATTGCTTAGCTAATGAAACGCTTCATGTGGGGGACTCTTTGGGTTCCGATATTAAAGGCGCCAAATGTGCGGGTATTAAATCTTTTTGGATTTTGCCAGAATTTACAGAGTTTAGTGCAGTTAATCCTGAAAGTGATTATGTAGCTGATAGTGTTTTGCATATTGATAAGGTTCTTGAATTAGAAGCACAAGCTCATCATGCCTGA
- the dgt gene encoding dGTP triphosphohydrolase, with protein sequence MPEDKAFIKAFWEKAMCPIRMKDIANSRDPLPNAYTGTRTAFESDHDRILFSTPFRRLIDKTQVFPLEKKYDTIRRRLTHSYEVSSLARSFGNDLVFNSPELFPNSISPQRNIPVVLATIGLVHDMGNPPFGHEGESAIQYWFRCRVEDNPNFFEGFSERQQQDFLKFEGNAQTVRIVTHLQVLNDLYGLNLTLGSLSALLKYVVPSDKVNKKEDLAKGKFGYFSSEREVVAEMESYTGLVEQRNPLTYIMEACDDIAYSVLDIEDAVKKGVISYADIISYLKSENEKEADHYISEVIDRTSADYGNYSGIDDLSYHELNDIAMVKFRVYAINTLMQSARQSFADNYSSILRGEFKQDLLKVCGANRLSKVLKTFCYRHIYRNRDVLGLELQGFNTITGLLDIFWDAINDCEDKGDLASPFSKYVFERISENYRRVFHHTVSQKKLPEAYCRMQLMTDMLAGMTDTYAVTTYEDLHQRRK encoded by the coding sequence ATGCCTGAAGATAAAGCCTTCATAAAAGCTTTTTGGGAAAAAGCTATGTGCCCCATCAGAATGAAGGATATAGCCAACTCCAGAGATCCTTTGCCTAATGCTTATACAGGAACGCGCACAGCCTTTGAGTCAGATCACGATAGAATTCTATTTTCGACTCCCTTTCGACGTTTAATCGACAAGACGCAAGTTTTTCCCCTAGAAAAAAAATATGATACGATTCGCAGACGTTTAACTCACTCCTATGAAGTGAGTAGTCTAGCTCGAAGCTTTGGCAATGACCTGGTTTTTAATTCACCCGAACTTTTCCCCAATTCGATTTCACCCCAACGAAATATACCCGTCGTACTTGCCACAATTGGCTTAGTTCACGATATGGGTAATCCCCCTTTTGGTCATGAAGGTGAAAGTGCCATTCAGTACTGGTTTCGATGCCGCGTGGAAGATAATCCTAACTTTTTTGAAGGCTTTTCAGAGCGGCAACAACAAGATTTTTTGAAGTTTGAAGGCAATGCTCAGACGGTTAGGATAGTGACTCACCTACAAGTCTTAAATGATTTGTATGGTCTGAATTTAACTTTGGGAAGTTTGTCAGCTTTATTAAAGTATGTCGTTCCCTCAGATAAAGTGAATAAAAAAGAAGACCTTGCCAAAGGTAAATTTGGTTATTTCTCCTCAGAGAGAGAAGTTGTAGCAGAAATGGAATCCTATACTGGGCTTGTTGAGCAACGTAACCCTTTGACTTACATTATGGAAGCCTGTGATGATATTGCCTACTCAGTTCTCGATATAGAGGATGCCGTGAAAAAAGGCGTGATTTCCTATGCTGACATTATTTCTTATCTAAAATCAGAAAATGAAAAAGAAGCAGATCACTACATTTCAGAAGTGATTGATCGTACGTCAGCAGACTATGGTAATTATTCTGGAATAGACGACCTATCTTATCATGAGCTCAATGATATTGCGATGGTGAAATTCCGTGTGTATGCAATCAATACTTTAATGCAGAGTGCACGTCAGTCTTTTGCAGATAATTACTCATCAATTTTAAGAGGTGAATTCAAGCAAGACTTATTGAAAGTCTGTGGGGCGAACCGTTTATCAAAAGTGCTTAAAACTTTTTGTTATCGTCATATATACCGCAATCGCGATGTCTTAGGTTTGGAACTCCAAGGCTTCAACACTATAACGGGCTTATTAGATATTTTTTGGGATGCTATTAACGATTGTGAAGATAAAGGAGATCTCGCGAGTCCTTTTTCAAAATATGTTTTTGAGCGAATTTCCGAAAATTACCGCAGAGTTTTTCATCACACAGTGAGCCAGAAGAAATTACCTGAAGCCTACTGCCGCATGCAGTTAATGACCGATATGTTGGCAGGTATGACGGATACTTACGCGGTGACGACTTACGAAGATTTACATCAGAGAAGGAAATAA
- a CDS encoding mechanosensitive ion channel family protein, whose translation MLNFIFAAADTPVVEDASVIGDSPASEATFPIAEKSMELLSIYGVPLLHAIAIYWIGIKVVKYVTRYICHLMTKGKTDETLVKFARHLINAAGVVFVIIGALTKLGMPTTSMVAAVGAAGLAIGLALQGALSNFAAGILIIMFKPFKVGDLIDAGGTVGTVREIELFTSKLITPDNKTAVIPNSLLTADKIINFTETEEIRVDLTFGCSYGDDNDKVKQVLMDILKADERVLQDPAPMVSISGHGDSSINYAVRPWVKAVNYWNVYFDMHEKVKKEFDAQGISIPFPQRDLHIVSGGDKLS comes from the coding sequence ATGTTAAACTTTATTTTTGCAGCCGCAGACACACCTGTTGTTGAAGACGCCTCTGTCATTGGAGACAGCCCTGCATCTGAAGCTACGTTCCCCATCGCAGAAAAGAGCATGGAGCTATTAAGCATCTATGGTGTGCCCCTACTGCACGCGATAGCCATCTATTGGATCGGCATCAAAGTTGTTAAGTATGTAACTCGTTACATCTGCCACCTCATGACCAAAGGAAAAACTGACGAAACTCTCGTTAAATTTGCGCGCCATCTCATCAATGCCGCGGGCGTTGTCTTTGTTATTATTGGCGCACTGACTAAGCTCGGCATGCCCACTACTTCGATGGTTGCTGCTGTCGGTGCGGCAGGCCTTGCAATTGGTCTTGCTTTACAAGGAGCTCTTTCCAATTTTGCTGCTGGTATTTTAATCATCATGTTCAAACCTTTTAAAGTCGGCGACCTCATTGATGCTGGTGGCACGGTGGGAACAGTTCGAGAAATTGAACTCTTTACTTCCAAACTGATTACCCCAGACAACAAAACTGCCGTCATTCCTAACTCACTTCTCACTGCCGACAAAATCATCAACTTTACTGAGACTGAAGAAATTCGTGTGGACCTTACTTTTGGCTGTAGCTATGGTGATGATAACGATAAAGTTAAGCAAGTTCTCATGGACATCCTCAAAGCAGATGAAAGAGTTTTACAAGATCCTGCTCCAATGGTTTCCATCTCTGGACACGGGGACTCAAGTATTAACTATGCCGTTCGTCCGTGGGTGAAAGCAGTGAATTATTGGAATGTTTATTTTGACATGCATGAAAAAGTCAAGAAAGAATTTGATGCGCAAGGAATTTCAATTCCCTTCCCACAACGCGATTTACACATCGTCTCTGGCGGCGACAAACTTTCCTAA
- a CDS encoding DUF6901 family protein: MEIIFNNEADGEPLSWSFDYTNTKSINLDANESKNPQEWLKLENHKCANCTLSQGDFPLCPAARALNSYARNIIKKKSIDKATVKVWESSGRYIEYKDRELQDIIGELVRIAVFQSACPVGREARKIIDFIPPFPTKDEVIHAFTLFFAVQKLQNESRDDKKDADFLNVLNDLFTNLSHRVQELAQGDAGINAVLIYHSLTVLMSLSITKQLENKLKSFD, encoded by the coding sequence ATGGAAATTATTTTTAATAACGAAGCTGATGGCGAGCCCCTCAGCTGGAGTTTTGATTATACCAACACCAAGAGTATTAATCTCGATGCTAATGAAAGTAAAAATCCCCAAGAGTGGTTAAAACTTGAAAACCACAAATGTGCTAATTGTACCCTATCCCAAGGTGACTTCCCTTTATGTCCCGCTGCTCGTGCGCTTAATTCCTATGCCCGAAATATTATCAAAAAGAAATCGATTGATAAAGCCACAGTAAAAGTTTGGGAAAGCTCGGGACGATACATCGAATACAAAGACCGTGAATTACAGGATATAATCGGAGAACTCGTACGCATCGCCGTTTTCCAATCTGCCTGCCCAGTAGGTCGCGAAGCTCGCAAAATCATTGACTTCATCCCCCCCTTCCCTACAAAAGACGAAGTCATCCATGCCTTCACGCTATTTTTTGCCGTGCAAAAACTCCAAAACGAGAGTCGTGACGACAAGAAAGATGCTGATTTTCTCAACGTTTTAAACGATCTCTTCACTAATCTCAGTCATCGAGTTCAAGAACTCGCTCAAGGTGACGCTGGCATCAACGCTGTACTCATCTACCACTCCCTCACTGTCTTAATGTCCCTTTCGATCACAAAACAACTCGAAAACAAGCTAAAATCTTTCGATTAA
- the ruvA gene encoding Holliday junction branch migration protein RuvA, with protein MIAHLKGQLVELELSNAVIDVGGVGYYVDIPMSTYDRLPKVGSPVALRIHMTVREDAMNLYGFATDEERSFFRMITSVSGIGPKIALAALSALPTETFCEAIQEGNIKLLSKISGVGKRMAERMVVELRDKVGALGMTSAFVAKVADDDMSAQDKEAFNDSIMALEALGYRPDTIRKTVKTIFDGLSPAQRSSENIIKAALSAMNS; from the coding sequence ATGATAGCGCATTTAAAAGGACAATTGGTAGAGCTCGAATTGAGCAATGCAGTGATCGATGTGGGAGGCGTAGGCTATTACGTCGATATTCCTATGAGTACTTATGATCGCCTACCAAAAGTAGGCTCGCCAGTGGCTTTGCGAATTCACATGACCGTTCGCGAAGATGCAATGAATCTATATGGTTTCGCAACAGATGAAGAACGTAGCTTTTTTAGAATGATTACTTCAGTGAGTGGGATTGGACCAAAGATTGCCTTAGCAGCGCTATCAGCTTTGCCGACAGAAACCTTTTGTGAAGCGATTCAGGAAGGCAATATAAAATTGCTGAGTAAAATTTCCGGCGTGGGTAAACGTATGGCGGAACGCATGGTTGTTGAGCTAAGAGATAAAGTGGGTGCCTTGGGCATGACCTCAGCCTTTGTCGCAAAAGTAGCTGATGATGATATGTCGGCCCAAGATAAGGAAGCTTTTAACGACTCTATCATGGCCTTGGAAGCATTGGGTTACCGTCCCGATACAATTCGCAAGACTGTTAAAACGATTTTTGATGGCCTAAGCCCCGCCCAACGCAGCTCTGAAAATATTATTAAAGCGGCCTTATCCGCAATGAATAGCTAG
- the ruvB gene encoding Holliday junction branch migration DNA helicase RuvB: protein MSENFFESTLKKETGENDNILRPKTFEEFPGQDQVKERLSIFVEAAKMRDEALGHFILSGPPGLGKTTLAYIVANERGKGIKTSSGPVLEKPGDLAGLLTSLSDGDILFIDEIHRLPIAIEEYLYSAMEDFFIDIMIDQGVGARSVRLNIPKFTLVGATTRLGLCSAPLRSRCQHVHRLEYYSDEELGRIVKRSSDLINCEMDEKASHEVAGRSRGTPRIANNLLHWVRDYAQVKADGFVTWDLANKALNMLNIDSNGLDEMDKKILNTIAYNFDCGPVGIKNIAVSVGEEVGTLEDVYEPFLIQEGYLVRTQTGRVISQKTKNMLGINSNSSDEQDLPNL, encoded by the coding sequence ATGTCTGAAAACTTTTTTGAGTCAACTTTAAAGAAAGAGACTGGCGAAAACGACAATATCTTACGCCCTAAAACTTTTGAAGAATTCCCTGGACAAGATCAAGTAAAAGAGCGCCTCTCAATTTTTGTGGAAGCCGCAAAAATGCGTGATGAAGCCTTGGGGCATTTTATTTTGAGTGGACCACCCGGCTTAGGCAAAACAACTTTGGCCTATATCGTCGCTAATGAGCGTGGCAAAGGCATAAAGACTTCTTCTGGTCCAGTATTGGAAAAGCCCGGTGATCTAGCTGGATTACTGACTAGTTTGAGTGATGGCGACATTTTATTTATTGACGAGATCCACCGTCTTCCGATTGCGATTGAAGAGTACTTGTACTCGGCCATGGAAGACTTTTTTATTGACATCATGATTGACCAAGGTGTAGGAGCTCGCTCAGTGCGACTCAATATTCCTAAGTTCACTTTGGTAGGAGCCACGACGCGTTTAGGTTTATGCTCAGCGCCATTACGCTCAAGATGTCAGCATGTCCACCGCCTTGAATATTATAGTGACGAAGAATTGGGAAGAATTGTTAAGCGCTCTTCCGATTTAATTAATTGTGAAATGGATGAGAAGGCGAGCCATGAAGTGGCTGGCCGGAGTCGTGGCACACCCCGAATTGCCAATAATTTATTGCATTGGGTACGAGACTACGCGCAAGTTAAAGCAGATGGATTTGTGACTTGGGATTTAGCTAATAAAGCCCTCAATATGCTGAATATTGATAGCAATGGCTTAGATGAAATGGACAAGAAGATCCTCAATACAATTGCCTATAACTTTGACTGTGGCCCCGTGGGGATAAAAAATATTGCCGTCAGTGTGGGAGAAGAAGTGGGGACTTTGGAAGACGTCTACGAGCCATTTCTCATACAAGAAGGCTATTTAGTCCGAACTCAGACAGGACGAGTTATTTCTCAAAAAACAAAAAATATGCTAGGGATCAATTCAAACTCTAGCGATGAACAGGATTTACCAAATTTATGA
- a CDS encoding YicC/YloC family endoribonuclease, protein MKSMTGYGRGEATLEDFSIVVELSTVNRKGLDMRVNYPREHLALEGLIRKKIGGVLSRGMVTGSLNLSFNAGAMSANVNKDLIKSYIEQLQEVHESMGMEYTPDTVRLMSLPGVLEDSGKNIDEDLLMSCAAKALDKALEQLLENRVREGLEMKKDFLERYETMLSLHEQIEQTYPQALADYRERLTTRIKEAALDVEIDEDRLAQELVIYSDRSDITEEVVRLNAHLKQFKVLLDKSEPIGREMDFLMQEMGREVNTTGSKSSNADLSALVVSFKAELEKCREQMANVE, encoded by the coding sequence ATGAAAAGCATGACGGGCTATGGTCGCGGTGAAGCGACTTTAGAAGATTTTAGTATTGTGGTTGAACTCTCGACTGTAAATAGAAAAGGCTTGGATATGCGCGTTAATTATCCACGTGAACATTTAGCTCTCGAGGGTTTAATTCGCAAGAAAATTGGTGGGGTTTTATCTCGTGGTATGGTGACAGGTAGTTTAAACCTTTCATTTAATGCGGGTGCGATGTCCGCAAATGTAAACAAAGATTTGATCAAGTCATACATTGAGCAACTCCAAGAAGTTCACGAAAGTATGGGCATGGAATATACTCCAGACACGGTGCGCTTGATGAGTTTGCCAGGTGTTTTAGAAGACAGCGGTAAAAATATTGATGAAGACTTACTCATGAGCTGCGCAGCAAAAGCTTTGGATAAAGCTCTTGAGCAACTTTTAGAAAACCGCGTGCGAGAAGGTTTGGAAATGAAAAAAGATTTTCTCGAGCGCTACGAAACAATGTTGAGCCTTCACGAGCAAATTGAACAGACTTATCCACAAGCACTGGCAGACTATCGTGAACGTCTGACGACGCGAATTAAAGAAGCCGCATTAGACGTGGAAATTGATGAAGATCGTTTAGCTCAAGAACTCGTTATCTACAGTGACCGCAGTGATATCACTGAAGAAGTGGTCCGGCTCAATGCACACCTTAAACAATTCAAAGTTCTCTTGGATAAAAGTGAACCCATTGGACGTGAAATGGATTTCCTCATGCAGGAGATGGGTAGAGAAGTGAATACCACTGGTTCAAAATCGAGCAATGCAGATTTGTCCGCCCTAGTTGTGAGTTTTAAAGCAGAACTCGAAAAATGCCGCGAGCAGATGGCTAATGTCGAGTAA
- a CDS encoding RluA family pseudouridine synthase has product MSSKEPKTPEELEEMLRVVRKKITPETEGHGVLDFLCTKFTYRSREDWQEALLDGSSQINGKQVEDYNAILKAGDVISLDVTKIPEPDIDRDFKVVYEDDDILMVEKTGDLPVHPAGSFFKNTLWYMLVKQFGNVHIMNRLDRETSGLVLIARHHKAASVLGKQFERRQVGKEYDVLVEGLVSWDQYDALGYMGPAVSSKIRKKFSFTEAEDWQDYGKHSARTEFSVLRRSHELSHLHCRLHTGRTHQIRATLLSLGFPLVGDKIYGLDEQFFLSFIDGALTEQDYQKMRLRRQALHCSLMSFTHPMSGEDVVFESSLPKELAELILS; this is encoded by the coding sequence ATGTCGAGTAAAGAGCCGAAAACACCAGAAGAATTAGAAGAGATGTTGCGCGTTGTGCGCAAAAAAATTACTCCAGAAACAGAAGGGCACGGGGTCTTAGATTTCCTCTGTACTAAATTCACTTACCGTTCTCGTGAGGACTGGCAGGAAGCTTTGCTTGATGGGAGCTCCCAGATCAATGGTAAGCAAGTTGAGGATTATAATGCCATTTTAAAAGCGGGTGATGTGATATCACTCGATGTGACCAAGATTCCCGAACCAGATATTGATCGTGATTTTAAAGTTGTTTATGAAGATGACGATATTTTGATGGTCGAAAAAACGGGAGACCTTCCCGTTCATCCAGCCGGTAGCTTCTTTAAAAACACGCTTTGGTACATGCTGGTTAAACAATTCGGCAATGTCCATATCATGAATCGCCTCGACCGTGAAACCTCTGGATTAGTTTTAATTGCGCGTCATCATAAAGCCGCTTCCGTATTAGGTAAGCAATTTGAGCGTCGCCAAGTTGGCAAGGAATACGATGTCTTGGTAGAAGGCCTAGTCTCTTGGGATCAGTATGACGCCCTGGGTTATATGGGTCCTGCCGTATCGAGCAAGATACGTAAGAAGTTTTCTTTTACTGAAGCTGAAGATTGGCAAGATTATGGCAAGCACTCGGCGAGAACAGAATTTTCTGTTTTGCGTAGATCGCATGAATTGAGTCATTTACATTGCCGTTTGCATACGGGTAGGACTCATCAAATTCGTGCGACTTTACTCTCTTTGGGTTTTCCTTTAGTTGGCGATAAAATTTATGGCCTCGATGAGCAATTCTTTTTGTCCTTTATCGATGGAGCACTTACTGAGCAAGATTATCAAAAAATGCGTCTCAGACGTCAGGCTTTGCACTGCTCATTAATGTCTTTTACTCATCCGATGAGTGGAGAAGATGTGGTTTTTGAAAGTTCTTTGCCGAAAGAATTAGCAGAGCTTATATTATCCTAA
- a CDS encoding DUF6172 family protein: MKKTFQLVHPKIKYPRMIEAVKAEVRKYLKRNRRKTLPEGFDYWDFDCKYGDTEAEAKEIHLSEIDKHIDQAEKNELESFYIEIIGRAAKRLKK, from the coding sequence ATGAAAAAAACCTTTCAACTCGTTCACCCAAAAATCAAATACCCTCGTATGATTGAAGCTGTCAAAGCTGAAGTCAGAAAATACCTTAAACGCAACCGTCGTAAAACTCTTCCCGAGGGTTTCGATTACTGGGATTTTGATTGTAAATATGGCGACACTGAAGCTGAAGCCAAAGAAATTCATCTCTCTGAAATTGATAAACACATCGATCAAGCTGAGAAAAATGAGCTCGAATCATTTTATATCGAAATCATTGGCCGAGCAGCTAAACGCTTAAAAAAGTAA